The genomic DNA GGCCTATTCCTTCCTCAAAGAAAAAGGGTATACGGTCATCATGGATCGTTGTATCAAAGTGGAACATGCCTTAACCAGATAGGATTCACAGGCAAGCGGCGAATGATGCCGCTTGTTTTTTCTGTGACATTTCTGCAGAAAAATGTTATCCGGGATTATGTAAATTCAGGGATTTTCATTTGCGAATTTCAAATATAACGCTAAAATAAAGCATAGTGGTTCACCATTTTGCGGGTGAACGAACATGCGTTCTTATGGTATAGTAGTACATAGACAAGTAAGTGAAAGTGTTGAAAGGGGAATGTTCGTGGCCAGTCAGAAAAAGACCATGGATTACAATGATGATGCCATTCAAGTATTGGAAGGCCTCGAAGCCGTAAGAAAACGGCCGGGGATGTACATCGGGTCCACCGATACAAGGGGACTTCATCATCTGGTTTATGAAATCGTTGATAATTCGGTGGATGAGGCGTTAGCCGGTTTCGGTAACGAAATCATTGTCACCATACATAAAGATAATAGCATCTCCGTGCAGGATAAAGGTCGCGGGATGCCTACGGGAATGCACCGTTCCGGAAAACCGACTCCGGAAGTCATCCTGACTGTCCTCCATGCCGGAGGGAAATTCGGACAGGGCGGATACAAAACAAGCGGGGGACTCCATGGCGTCGGTGCATCCGTCGTCAATGCCCTTTCAGAGTGGCTGACCGTCACGATTGAAAGAGATGGAACGAAATATCAACAAACGTTCATCAACGGTGGGAAGCCTGAGACAACGCTCGAGAAGATCGGTACGACAAAAAAGACGGGTACTAAGATCCACTTCAAGCCCGATCCGACCATCTTCAGCACAACCACCTATAATTACGACACCCTTTGTGAGCGTCTTAGGGAATCAGCTTTCCTGCTTAAAGGGTTTAAAATCGAGATTATTGATGAGAGACATGATCAAAGAGATGTATTCCTATACGAAAGTGGGATACAGGCGTTCGTGGAGTACTTGAATGAAGAGAAGGACAACCTCCATAAAGTCGCATTCTTCGAGGGAGAGAATCACACCATCGAAGTTGAATTTGCCTTCCAATTCAACGATGGATTCTCAGAAAACATCCTTTCATTTGTCAACAATGTCCGCACCAAGGACGGCGGAACACATGAAGCGGGGGCCAAAACGGCCATGACGAGGGTGTTCAATGAATACGCACGCAAAGCAGGCATCCTGAAAGAGCGTGATAAAAATCTTGAAGGATCCGATATCAGGGAAGGACTGTCAAGTATCGTTTCGGTACGCATACCGGAAGAACTCCTTCAGTTCGAAGGCCAGACAAAAGGGAAGTTAGGGACAAGTGAAGCACGCTCCGCAGTGGATGCTGTTGTTTCCGAGCACCTGCTCTATTTCCTTGAAGAAAATCCCGACACCAGCTCATTGCTGATCAAGAAAGCCATCAAAGCGGCACAGGCGCGTGAAGCAGCCCGTAAGGCAAGAGAAGAAGCAAGGAATGGCAAAAAGCGTAAGCGGTCCGAAACCGTACTATCCGGCAAATTGACACCCGCGCAATCCAGGAATCCCGAGCGGAATGAACTTTATCTTGTGGAGGGTGATTCCGCAGGGGGATCAGCGAAACAAGGTCGGGACCGGAAATTCCAGGCGATCCTTCCCCTAAGAGGAAAAGTAATCAACACGGAAAAAGCCAAGCTTGCGGATATTTTCAAGAACGAAGAGATCAACACGATCATTCATGCAATCGGTGGAGGAGTGGGGCCTGAGTTCAATGTCGATGATATCAACTACGATAAGATCGTGATCATGACTGACGCCGATACAGACGGTGCCCATATACAGGTTCTCTTATTGACGTTCTTCTATCGCTATATGAAGCCTCTTGTAGAAGCAGGAAAGGTGTATATAGCCCTTCCACCTCTCTATAAAGTGAGCAAAGGCGTCGGAAAGAAGGAAAAGATCGAATATGCATGGACAGATGAAGAGCTGAAGGGTGCAGTCGCCAAAATAGGAAAAGGGTATATGATCCAGCGCTATAAAGGACTGGGTGAGATGAATGCCGATCAGCTGTGGGAAACGACGATGGATCCCGAAACCAGGGCTCTCATCCGCGTGAAGATCGATGATGCAGCCAGAGCGGAACGCCGTGTCACCACTCTGATGGGTGATAAGGTCGAGCCACGTAGGAAGTGGATCGAAAGCAATGTCGCCTTCGGTCTTGAAGAAGAAGGAAGCATCCTTGAAAATGAGAACATCATGGTCGCAGAGGAGGGGCAATAATGACATCAGTGGAACGCTATCAAGATCTGCCTCTTGAAGAGGTCATCGGAGACCGCTTCGGTCGTTACAGTAAATACATCATTCAGGAACGTGCCCTTCCCGATGCACGGGACGGTTTGAAACCGGTACAGCGCAGGATCCTTTATGCGATGTATGTGGATGGTAACACACAGGAAAAAGGGTTCAGAAAATCGGCCAAAACGGTCGGTAATGTCATCGGTAACTACCATCCCCACGGAGATACATCAGTCTATGATGCCATGGTGAGGATGAGCCAGGAATGGAAGGTCCGGAAGTATCTTGTTGAAATGCACGGGAATAACGGGAGCATCGATGGCGATCCTCCCGCTGCCATGCGTTACACAGAAGCGAGGCTTTCCGCCATTTCCATGGAACTTTTAAGGGACATCGACAAAAAGACCGTCGATTTCATTCCGAACTTCGATGACACGTCCGAAGAGCCCACCGTCCTTCCTTCACGATTCCCGAATCTTTTGGTGAATGGTTCAACAGGAATCTCGGCCGGGTATGCGACGGATATCCCTCCTCATCATCTCGGAGAAGTGATTGATGCGGCCATCATGAGGATGGATCGCCCTGACAGTACGGTGGAAGAATTGATGACCGTCATGAAAGGGCCAGATTTCCCAACCGGAGGAATCATCCAAGGCATCGACGGGATCAGGAAAGCCTATGAAACAGGGAAAGGGAAAATTGTCGTTCGCGGAAAAGCGGAGATTGAAAGCATCCGCGGGAGCAAACAGCAGATCGTCATTACGGAAATTCCATACGAAATCAATAAAGCCAACCTCGTCAAGAAAATGGACGAGTTCAGGGTCGACCGTAAAGTGGAAGGTATTGCTGAAGTGCGGGACGAAACGGACCGTCAAGGGCTGCGCGTGGTGGTTGAACTGAAAAAAGATGCGGACGCGACGGGTGTACTGAATTATTTATACAAAAACAGCGATCTGCAGATCACTTATAATTTCAATATGGTGGCGATCTCGAATCGACGCCCTAAACTGATGGGACTCCGACAGCTTCTTGATTCCTATATCGCTCACCAGAAAGAAGTGGTGACGAACCGGACAAAGTATGACTTGAATAAGGCAAAGGACCGCCAGCATATCGTAGAAGGATTGATGAAGGCACTGTCGATCTTGGATCAAGTGATTGCAACCATCCGGGCATCCAAAGATAAACGGGACGCTAAAAACAATCTGATCAGTGAATTCGACTTTACAGAGGCCCAATCAGAAGCCATCGTAAGCCTCCAGCTATACCGCCTCACCAACACGGATATAACGGCTCTTCAAAAAGAAGCTGAGGAGCTTGATAAGCTGATCACAGAACTGAGCGCGATTCTTGCCAGTGAATCCAAACTCGCAAATGTCATCAAGAAAGAGCTGAAAGGAATCAAAAAGACGTTTGCCGATGGCCGCCGTACGATCATCGAAGATCAGATTGAGGAGTTGAAAATCAATCTCGAGGTATTGATTGCAAGCGAAGATGTCATGGTGACCGTCACGAGCGACGGGTACATCAAGCGTACAAGTCTCCGCTCCTACTCGGCATCCAACGGACAGGACCTTGCCATGAAGGAAACCGACAGGCTCCTTGGGCAATATGAGATGAATACGACGGATGTGCTACTTGTATTCACGAATAAAGGGAATTACGTTTACTGCCCTGTTCATGAACTCCCGGATATCCGCTGGAAGGATCTCGGACAGCATATCGGCAATATCGTACCGATCGATAAGGATGAACAGGTCCTAAAAGCGGTACCGGTTAAAGAATTCGATCCGTCCCTGTATCTCATGTTCATCACGAAGAACGGAATGGTAAAGAAAACGGAGATGTTGCAGTATAAGGCACAGCGCTACTCCCGTCCACTTGTCGCCATCAATCTAAAAGGGGACGATGAACTCGTGGATGTGCATGTAACGGATGGGACTCATGATCTCTTCCTTGCCACCAACAGCAGCTATGGACTCTGGTTTGCAGAAGAAGAAGTCAACACGGTCGGACCGCGTGCAGCGGGCGTGAAGGGAATCAACCTGAAAGAAGACGATTTCGTCGTATCAGGCAAGATCATCACGACTCCGGAGAAACAAGCGGTCGTACTCGCGACTCATCGCGGGGCCATCAAGAAGATGAAACTCTCAGAGTTCGAAAAAACAGGCAGGGCCAAGCGCGGCGTCATCATGCTCAGGGAACTCAAATCGAATCCCCACCGCGTATCAGGCGCTGAAATCGTCTCCGACAAGCAAACCGTTACTCTACTCACCAGTAAAGGCAAGCTTGAAACGGTACAGGTATCATCCATCCGGTTCAATGACCGATACTCAAATGGCTCATTTGTCATTGATGAAGGAGACAGTGGAGCGGTTACCAAGCTTTGGTCAGTGCCAGCACCTGATCAAGAATAATAAAATTTCATTAAACCAGATTCACCTGAAAGAGGGCTTGACCATCTTCCAGGTGGATTTTTTATAACGATAGAGTACATAAGTCACAGATATTGTACACATTCTGGACTGAATTACCATGGACTAATAAAGTTGGATAAGGTAAATTATAAAAAAACCTAGGGCATCCCACCCGCTTTTAGGTTTTTTCTGGTTTTATGGAAGAATTGTGTAGAAAGGGATTAGACAAAAAGAATGAGGGTAAAACAACTTTGAGATCACATGTGGGAGGAATTAGATGGAATTATTCAACAAAATCATGTCCGGTACGAGTGACATCATCTGGACGTACATACTTATTGCAGGTTTGATCGGACTAGGAATTTATTTTTCCATACGGACTAAATTCGTACAATTCCGATATATCAAAGAAATGGGAAGGCTGTTGACGGACAAGAACACCGTTTCAGCCGAAGGGAAGCGGGGCATCTCTTCTTTCCAGGCATTCACGATCAGTACAGCATCCAGGGTGGGTACAGGGAACCTTGCAGGGGTCGCCACGGCCATTGCAGGAGGAGGACCCGGGGCCGTGTTCTGGATGTGGCTTATCGCCCTTTTGGGGGGAGCGACCAGCTTCATTGAAAGTACACTCGCTCAAATTTACAAGGTAAAAGACGGGAAGGACGGATTCCGCGGAGGTCCTGCCTATTATTTGGAGAAGGGACTCAATGCAAGGTGGATGGGGATCCTATTTGCCATCATCATTACATTCTGTTTCGGACTTGTTTTCAACTCGGTTCAATCCAATACGATCTCACTGGCGATGAATGAGGCCTATTCGTTCGATCGCTTGACGATAGGGATCATCCTCGCTGTACTCACGGCTGTGATCATCTTCGGTGGAGTCAAGAGGATTGCCAGTGTGACACAGATTGTTGTACCTGTCATGGCCATCTTGTATATTTTACTCGCATTGTACATCTTGATCCTTAATGTGACGGAAATCCCGGGGATGATCGCCCTTATTTTCGAAAATGCATTCGGTATCAGGGAAGTCGCAAGCGGCTCGGTCGGAGCAGCCATCATGCTGGGGATCAAACGGGGGCTTTTCTCGAATGAAGCCGGTATGGGGAGTGCCCCGAATGCAGCGGCAAGCGCAGGGGTCACCCATCCAGCAAAACAGGGACTCATCCAGACGTTAGGGGTATTCACAGACACCTTGATCATCTGTACGTCGACAGCATTCATCATCATCCTTTCCAATGAGTACATGGGTGGGACGGATGGCATTCAGCTGACACAGGCAGCCCTTACCACGCATGTCGGGGCATGGGCCAATACGTTCGTTGCCATCGCCATCTTCCTGTTCGCCTTTAGTTCCATCATCGGAAACTACTACTATGGTGAGACGAACATCGAGTTCATCAAGTACAGTCCCGTCACACTCTTCATTTACCGATTAGCGGTCCTCGGCATGGTCATCTTCGGTGCCATGGTCGACCTGCAGGTTGTTTGGGACCTGGCTGATCTCTTCATGGGTGTGATGGCCATCATCAACCTCATTGCCATTACGCTGCTCGGTAAGATTGCCATAGCGGCTCTGAGGGATTACCGACAGCAAAAGAAAGAAGGGAAAGATCCGGTCTTCTACTCCGATTCCATTGAAGGACTGAAAGGAATCGAAAGCTGGGATCCTAAACCTAAACAAGAAAAAGATTAACTGACATCATTCTAGTGCGTGACTCATCTTAAAAAGGTCGATCCATTCCGGGATCGACCTTTTTTGTATGGATTATCGATTAAAGGTTAGTGATAAAGGATTGAATGTAGCTTTCTGTTGGAATGCTTTGATGCACTCGGCAATTTGGAAAATCCCTTCACTGATAGATTGTTGATCTACCTGAGAAATGCTGATTCTTATGGAATTGCTTCCATTGGAGTGCAAGAACATCCTGGAAGTACTGACAACCTGCACATCCCTATCAGCAAGCATCCTGATCAGGCGATTAACATTGATTTTTTCAGGTAGAAAAATGGTCAGATAAAAGCCGTTTACCGGCTCAGTATAGTGTACGTCTAGAGGCAGATACGTTTTACAGGCATCGAGGGCAAGGGCAAGTTTCGTTGCATATACCTCTTTGGCCCGTTGGATATGATAATGGAACATCCCGCTTCGTAAATAAATTTCCAAGGCTCCTTGAGTCAGAGGGGAAGTATTGAAATCCGCACTGAATTTGTATTGTGAGAAGGAGGGGATGAGTCCCTCCGGGAGAACGACAGCAGCCAACCTCAATCCAGGAAGGAACACTTTAGAGAAACTCTTTACATAAATGACGCAATCATTCTGATCATGTGCATAGAGCGGATCGGCTTTTGGATCGGAATCGAGTTCCCCTAAGTAATCATCTTCAACAATATACACATCGTATTTTTTGGCGAGGGCCACAATTTTTCTCTTTTCTGCATTCGTATACTGATGACCCAGGGGATTATGGCAGCGAGGTACGGTATAAAAGAATTTAATATCTCCTGTTTTAAACGTTCTTTCAAGTTCTTCGAAATCGATTCCATCCTTAGATAGGCCGATTCCGATGGTCGGGATCTGGTGGAGCGTGAGAACATCGATCATCCCGAAATAGGTAGGTTCTTCAATGAGAATCGTCTTCTTCCCGTTCGGAAAAGGCATCAAAGATAGTATATGCAAGGCTTGTTGAGAACCACTGGTGACAACAATATGATCGGTCTTGGTGAATATTTGCATATTTTGCAGATAGCGTACGAGCTCATTCCTCAATGAAGGGAGCCCTTTGACATCATTATAGGTGAACAACTGCTCTTTATAACGGTCAATGGCTTGGTTCATGCAGTGCTGGAAATCTTCATAAGGCAGTACGTCGGGATCGGGGCCAGCCGATAAAAAATCAATCTGGCCATTTGACGTATTCGGCTTCTTGTAGTCATCGACAACAAAATAACCGCTTTTCTCCTTGGCATACAGGATATGCCCTTGTTTCAACACTTCTAATGCTTTGACGACCGTATTCTTGCTGCATTGAAATTGAGTGGCAAGGGACCGTACCGATGGTAGTTTCATACCAGAATGCAACCGGTTTTGGTCCAATTCATGCATCACCCAATCTACGATGTGTATGTACTTTGTCGCTGACATGCTGCGGCTTCTCCCATCTGTCCCAGGACAGTTGACTAATTCCATCATATGAAAAATAAGCAAAGCGGATTACAATCATTTGTACTTAGCATTATGAAGGACTACAAAGGACTTGGGAAGGAGAATGAAGATGAAATATCCATTTAATAAGGGAATGCTTCTTGGCTTAATAGGGGTCGTTGCCTTCAGTTTGACGCTGCCTGCTACCCGATTTGCGGTTCCGTATTTTGGTCAAACCATTGTGGGACTGGGGAGGACGATCATAGCGGCGGTCATAATCTGCCTTCTTTTTGCATTTAAGAAGCAGGCGTTGCCTGCCAAAGAGCACATAACCAGTTTAGTGATTGTAGCGGCAGGTGCTGTCCTGGCTTTTCCCCTATTGACCACATTCGCAATGAAATCGTTGCCTGTATCCCACGGAGCTGTCGAGCTCGCTCTATTACCACTCGCTACTGCAGGATTCGCCATTTGGCGAGGAGGGGAGAAGCCTTCAAGACGTTACTGGACGGCCAGCTTGATTGCTGCCGCCACCGTCATCCTCTATGCAGTCCATCTGGGTTTTGGGCACGTCCAGATGGGGGATATGGCACTATTGTCTGCAGTCGTAATATTGGGGTTGAGTTATGCGGAGGGAGGAAAACTTGCAAAGGAACTGGGCAGCTGGCAGGTGATTGCATGGGCCATTCTGATCGGTGCACCATTCTTTCTTATACCAGTAGTCTTGAATGTACATGTTGATATGCTGAAGGCACCACTATTGGCGTGGTTGAGCTTGTTCTATCTTGGAGTGATCAGTCAATTCCTTGCGTATGTCGCATGGTATGGGGGCATGTCCTTGGGCGGCATAGCAAAAGTAGGGCAAATCCAATATGCACAGCCCTTCTTCATGATTGGATTTTCATTTCTTTTTTTAGGAGAACCCGTCACCTGGTTGACCATCGCCTTTGCCATCATCGTGGTCCTATGCGTCACAATCGGAAAAGATGCACCGGTGAATGGTATAAAGCCGCGCTCTTCATAAATTCATTCTTTTACCGACCAAAGAGGCTCTGTATCGTTCGCATAGTTTCCCTGCATTGAGAGAAAATACTAAGGAATATAAATAGCGGGGAGCGAATGAATGATGAAAAAAGAATTGCTTTTTGCATTCGGGGCCTTTTTCCTGATGTCTCTGCATGCGATTGCAGGGAACAGCCTGACTGACCCTCCTCAAACGGAGACCATGACAATCAAAACCTACAAAAAAGATGTAACGGGAGACGGTAAACGGGATATCATCAAACTGAATGCCATCCCATTTGAGCCGGATGCGCTGTTCTTAAAACAAATATGGGCCACGATCACACCATCAGAAGGCAGTAAACTCAGAATCGATTATGAGGGAGGCTACGAACCGGAAATAACGTTTGCTGATCTCAATCATGACGGAGTCAAAGATCTTTTATACCGGGCGGCGACTGGAGGAAGTGGAGGGTTGTATGAGAATGCCCTTCATACGGCGAAAGGAGGAAAGGTTCAGGAATTGGATCTTCCCTCCGGAATTACGATTGATGCACATTTTGAAGATCAATATAAAGGAGTCATTTCCTTCCCTGACACACAGCAGTCGTATACAGTAGACCTTTCGGATCGGAAAGATGATTACGAGCGGCTTGGCATCTTTACAAAAGGAATCCTGAATGAACCTACGGAGCTCATGGTTGCACCGATTGCCTTTTTTGAACCAACCAAGATACGGGGTAAGAAGGGAAAAGGGCTGAAAGGATATCAGCAGATCAGCGGAGCCTACCGTGCAGATGGGGTCGGTACGGCCACCTCCTATTGGTATTACGAAGATGGGAACTGGAACCTGATGAAGATTGTATGGAAAACGGATCGCTAGGCACCCTACAAGCCCATTCGTCATATTCTGAAGGTAAGTGAGCCCAACAATCCACAAGGAGGCTTATGCTGTGAATATGATCGATCCAGGACGTCTGCATGTCACATACAGCCCGCCTGCATCCATTTTTGCACCCATTGATCACAGGCGATATACAATAACTCATTCAGATTCAACGGGAGAGCTATTTGTGACGATCGGCTGTGAATACGATATGTCAGCTATCAATCCCTATATGAGGGATGAAGTATTGACAGAGTGGGTGAGGGAGGAGGGGCAATACCGGCTCAACGGACGCGTTTACATCACCGGCGGGGAATTCGACCGGCAGATGGCGCAGGTTCGCTACATGATCTTCAAAAGGGAGATGGGAACCGCATTAGCAGCCATCGTGAATGGTGATGCTGGATTTTTCACGTACCATCCATGGCTATTGGATGCACCCATCACGATCCATTTTGAATCGGTTTTCCCGGAGTATGATCAAATGGTTTATTTTGGGACTCCCAGACAATATGTATGGCAATCTGAGCATAAGGATTCCTGATCTTTATGCTTTTTTGCATTTTAGAAGGAAGTGGGAATTATTCGTTGTTGTCGTTAGTTTTAACTTTAAATGTCAACAGTGATGCAACCACAATCGATGGTTATCAGAAAATATGCTAGCAGGTGCGATTGTTTAAAGAAATTTTGATAAGATGAGTCAGAAACTCCATGATAACGTTGTGAATAATGGTCACGTAATAAACATTGAGTAATGCCATCAATAAACGCTAAAAACGGTTCAATAGCGGAACTTCAAAATTTTTATTATGTCTCACTGAAATAAGTATACTTATGATACGAGACCGAAATAACGAAAACCAATCAACTTCCTATAATAAATATTATGTAAACTAGAAAAAGTAAGACTGACTCTTACCCAACCACCCCCACTTATACTGACCATATACTGCAGATGCCTGATACCGTTCTGGATTTCATCTCAAAAATAAAGTCCTTAGACTGTGATTGAATGTAATACTGTATCCACCATGAACCTTTACCATGCGAGAAACAATAAGATCGATAAGGTATTATTCTATTAACCAGTATTTGATCACAAAATAAATCACGATATAAATCATATAATGCGGAAAAAATGTGTACTTCCGGTTTAAACCATGTTTTATCCCATAGCTGGTCAAAACCTTGACTACTCGAAGCAAAATGACAACATAAAGAATTCCTATTATGACCCGGATCCATACGATTTCGACTATCGAATTAATCCAAGGAATGAACGCTACAGCGATTGTAAAGACAATAAAGTATAAAAAATCTTCAAGTGACTGTCCTTCGTTTTCTGATCGTTGAGGTGAATCAGCCATCTTGCTTTCCTCCTATATTGCATCGTTCAAAGAGCCACGTAAACTCCTTCATTTAATGACTTGTTATGTACTATTCTCCTCCCTGCTCTGTTTTTCCTTTATTTGACTTAATTACATATTTTATATGACTGAAAAGAGGATCATTCCTTTCCCCTTCACGTAAAAAACACCCTTCGGCCACCACTGGCTAAGCAGTAATGGCCGAAGGGTGTTATGAGGTGGGAGCCGAGATCATCAATCAATCTGTATGTGTTTCTTCTTCGGAAATCTCGTTCACTTCTACCTTTAATTTTTTTATTCTACGATTTTCTACGTCTTCTATAACGACGGTAAGCTTTTCATATGAGAATTGGTTCCCTACTGCCGGTATTTCTCCAAACCTTTCAGCTACCCAACCCCCTAGCGTATGATAGGTGGTCTCTGGTTCGTCGAGTTCGAAAAGGGTGGAGAATTGATCGATCGGGAACTGTGGATCAAAGCTGTATGCGTGCTCAGATATTTTTGTCACGAGCTGGATTTCTTCATCTTGTTCATCATAGATTTCACCGACGATTTCCTCAAGGATGTCTTCTAGCGTAATGATACCCGTCGTCCCGCCGAATTCATCTACAACAATTGCTAAATGGACCTTC from Rossellomorea marisflavi includes the following:
- a CDS encoding staygreen family protein; translation: MIDPGRLHVTYSPPASIFAPIDHRRYTITHSDSTGELFVTIGCEYDMSAINPYMRDEVLTEWVREEGQYRLNGRVYITGGEFDRQMAQVRYMIFKREMGTALAAIVNGDAGFFTYHPWLLDAPITIHFESVFPEYDQMVYFGTPRQYVWQSEHKDS
- a CDS encoding DMT family transporter, with the protein product MKYPFNKGMLLGLIGVVAFSLTLPATRFAVPYFGQTIVGLGRTIIAAVIICLLFAFKKQALPAKEHITSLVIVAAGAVLAFPLLTTFAMKSLPVSHGAVELALLPLATAGFAIWRGGEKPSRRYWTASLIAAATVILYAVHLGFGHVQMGDMALLSAVVILGLSYAEGGKLAKELGSWQVIAWAILIGAPFFLIPVVLNVHVDMLKAPLLAWLSLFYLGVISQFLAYVAWYGGMSLGGIAKVGQIQYAQPFFMIGFSFLFLGEPVTWLTIAFAIIVVLCVTIGKDAPVNGIKPRSS
- the parE gene encoding DNA topoisomerase IV subunit B, whose product is MFVASQKKTMDYNDDAIQVLEGLEAVRKRPGMYIGSTDTRGLHHLVYEIVDNSVDEALAGFGNEIIVTIHKDNSISVQDKGRGMPTGMHRSGKPTPEVILTVLHAGGKFGQGGYKTSGGLHGVGASVVNALSEWLTVTIERDGTKYQQTFINGGKPETTLEKIGTTKKTGTKIHFKPDPTIFSTTTYNYDTLCERLRESAFLLKGFKIEIIDERHDQRDVFLYESGIQAFVEYLNEEKDNLHKVAFFEGENHTIEVEFAFQFNDGFSENILSFVNNVRTKDGGTHEAGAKTAMTRVFNEYARKAGILKERDKNLEGSDIREGLSSIVSVRIPEELLQFEGQTKGKLGTSEARSAVDAVVSEHLLYFLEENPDTSSLLIKKAIKAAQAREAARKAREEARNGKKRKRSETVLSGKLTPAQSRNPERNELYLVEGDSAGGSAKQGRDRKFQAILPLRGKVINTEKAKLADIFKNEEINTIIHAIGGGVGPEFNVDDINYDKIVIMTDADTDGAHIQVLLLTFFYRYMKPLVEAGKVYIALPPLYKVSKGVGKKEKIEYAWTDEELKGAVAKIGKGYMIQRYKGLGEMNADQLWETTMDPETRALIRVKIDDAARAERRVTTLMGDKVEPRRKWIESNVAFGLEEEGSILENENIMVAEEGQ
- the parC gene encoding DNA topoisomerase IV subunit A, coding for MTSVERYQDLPLEEVIGDRFGRYSKYIIQERALPDARDGLKPVQRRILYAMYVDGNTQEKGFRKSAKTVGNVIGNYHPHGDTSVYDAMVRMSQEWKVRKYLVEMHGNNGSIDGDPPAAMRYTEARLSAISMELLRDIDKKTVDFIPNFDDTSEEPTVLPSRFPNLLVNGSTGISAGYATDIPPHHLGEVIDAAIMRMDRPDSTVEELMTVMKGPDFPTGGIIQGIDGIRKAYETGKGKIVVRGKAEIESIRGSKQQIVITEIPYEINKANLVKKMDEFRVDRKVEGIAEVRDETDRQGLRVVVELKKDADATGVLNYLYKNSDLQITYNFNMVAISNRRPKLMGLRQLLDSYIAHQKEVVTNRTKYDLNKAKDRQHIVEGLMKALSILDQVIATIRASKDKRDAKNNLISEFDFTEAQSEAIVSLQLYRLTNTDITALQKEAEELDKLITELSAILASESKLANVIKKELKGIKKTFADGRRTIIEDQIEELKINLEVLIASEDVMVTVTSDGYIKRTSLRSYSASNGQDLAMKETDRLLGQYEMNTTDVLLVFTNKGNYVYCPVHELPDIRWKDLGQHIGNIVPIDKDEQVLKAVPVKEFDPSLYLMFITKNGMVKKTEMLQYKAQRYSRPLVAINLKGDDELVDVHVTDGTHDLFLATNSSYGLWFAEEEVNTVGPRAAGVKGINLKEDDFVVSGKIITTPEKQAVVLATHRGAIKKMKLSEFEKTGRAKRGVIMLRELKSNPHRVSGAEIVSDKQTVTLLTSKGKLETVQVSSIRFNDRYSNGSFVIDEGDSGAVTKLWSVPAPDQE
- a CDS encoding alanine/glycine:cation symporter family protein; this encodes MELFNKIMSGTSDIIWTYILIAGLIGLGIYFSIRTKFVQFRYIKEMGRLLTDKNTVSAEGKRGISSFQAFTISTASRVGTGNLAGVATAIAGGGPGAVFWMWLIALLGGATSFIESTLAQIYKVKDGKDGFRGGPAYYLEKGLNARWMGILFAIIITFCFGLVFNSVQSNTISLAMNEAYSFDRLTIGIILAVLTAVIIFGGVKRIASVTQIVVPVMAILYILLALYILILNVTEIPGMIALIFENAFGIREVASGSVGAAIMLGIKRGLFSNEAGMGSAPNAAASAGVTHPAKQGLIQTLGVFTDTLIICTSTAFIIILSNEYMGGTDGIQLTQAALTTHVGAWANTFVAIAIFLFAFSSIIGNYYYGETNIEFIKYSPVTLFIYRLAVLGMVIFGAMVDLQVVWDLADLFMGVMAIINLIAITLLGKIAIAALRDYRQQKKEGKDPVFYSDSIEGLKGIESWDPKPKQEKD
- a CDS encoding PLP-dependent aminotransferase family protein, with protein sequence MSATKYIHIVDWVMHELDQNRLHSGMKLPSVRSLATQFQCSKNTVVKALEVLKQGHILYAKEKSGYFVVDDYKKPNTSNGQIDFLSAGPDPDVLPYEDFQHCMNQAIDRYKEQLFTYNDVKGLPSLRNELVRYLQNMQIFTKTDHIVVTSGSQQALHILSLMPFPNGKKTILIEEPTYFGMIDVLTLHQIPTIGIGLSKDGIDFEELERTFKTGDIKFFYTVPRCHNPLGHQYTNAEKRKIVALAKKYDVYIVEDDYLGELDSDPKADPLYAHDQNDCVIYVKSFSKVFLPGLRLAAVVLPEGLIPSFSQYKFSADFNTSPLTQGALEIYLRSGMFHYHIQRAKEVYATKLALALDACKTYLPLDVHYTEPVNGFYLTIFLPEKINVNRLIRMLADRDVQVVSTSRMFLHSNGSNSIRISISQVDQQSISEGIFQIAECIKAFQQKATFNPLSLTFNR